Proteins from one Peromyscus eremicus chromosome 8a, PerEre_H2_v1, whole genome shotgun sequence genomic window:
- the Unc45b gene encoding protein unc-45 homolog B has translation MAEAEAAQLKEDGNQHFQRQDYKAATKSYSQALKLTKDKALMATLYRNRAACGLKMESYAQAASDASRALDINSADIKALYRRCQALEHLGKLDQAFKDVQRCATLEPRNQNFQETLRRLNTSIQEQLRVQFSTDSRVQTMFEILLNENSEADKREKAANNLIVLGREEAGAERIFQSNGVGLLLQLMDTKRPELVLAAVRTLSGMCSGHRARVRAWGLGQVVRMAVDTKKDLKQITSHLLDMLVSKKVAGQGRDQALNLLNKNVPRKDLSIHDNSRTIYVVDNGLRKILKVVGQVPDLPSCLPLTDNTRMLASILINKLYDDLRCDPERDHFRKICEEYITSKFDPQDMDKNVNAIQTVSGILQGPFDLGNQLLGMKGVMEMMVALCGSEREADQLVAVEALIHASTKLSRATFIITNGVSLLKQIYKTTKNEKIKIRTLVGLCKLGSAGGSDYGLRQFAEGSTEKLAKQCRKWLCNTAIDTRTRRWAVEGLAYLTLDADVKDDFVQDIPALQAMFELAKTSDKTILYSVANTLVNCTNSYDVKEVVPELVQLAKFSKQHVPEEHPKDKKDFVDMRVKRLLKAGVISALACMVKADSAILTDQTKELLARVFLALCDNPKDRGTIVAQGGGKALIPLALEGTDVGKVKAAHGLAKIAAVSNPDIAFPGERVYEVVRPLVSLLDTQRDGLQNYEALLGLTNLSGRSDKLRQKIFKEKALPDIENYMFENHDQLRQAATECMCNMVLNKEVQERFLADGNDRLKLVVLLCGEDDDKLQNAAAGALAMLTAAHKKLCLKMTQVTTQWLEILQRLCLHDQLSVQHRGLVIAYNLLSADAELARKLVESELLEILTVVGKQEPDEKRGTVVQTARECLIKCMDYGFIKPVS, from the exons CCCTTGACATCAACTCTGCCGACATCAAGGCCTTGTATCGGCGATGCCAGGCACTCGAGCATCTGGGCAAATTGGACCAGGCGTTCAAGGATGTGCAGCGCTGTGCTACCCTAGAGCCGAGGAACCAGAACTTCCAGGAGACACTGCGGAGGCTCAACACCAGCATCCAGGAGCAG ctccGTGTTCAGTTTTCCACAGACTCCAGGGTGCAGACTATGTTTGAAATCCTTCTGAACGAAAACAGCGAGGCTGATAAGCGGGAGAAG GCTGCCAACAACCTCATTGTCCTGGGTCGTGAAGAAGCAGGGGCCGAGAGGATCTTCCAGAGCAATGGGGTGGGCCTGCTGCTGCAGCTGATGGACACGAAGAGGCCTGAGCTGGTGCTAGCTGCAGTGCGGACCTTGTCTGGCATGTGCAGTGGGCACCGAGCTAGGGTGAGGGCCTGGGGATTGGGACAGGTGGTGAGGATGGCCGTGG ACACCAAGAAGGACCTGAAGCAGATCACCAGCCACCTGCTGGACATGCTGGTCAGTAAGAAGGTAGCCGGGCAAGGCAGAGACCAGGCACTGAATCTGCTCAATAAGAACGTCCCCAGGAAGGACCTGTCCATTCATGACAACTCACGCACCATCTATGTCGTAGATAACG GCTTGAGGAAGATCCTGAAGGTGGTGGGGCAGGTTCCAGATCtgccctcctgcctgcctctgactgaCAACACCCGTATGCTGGCCTCCATCCTCATCAACAAGCTCTACGATGACCTGCGCTGTGACCCAGAGCGCGACCACTTCCGCAAGATCTGTGAGGAGTACATCAC GagcaagtttgatccccaggacatgGACAAGAATGTGAATGCCATCCAGACAGTGTCAGGGATCTTGCAGGGGCCCTTTGACCTGGGCAATCAGCTGCTGGGCATGAAGGGTgtgatggagatgatggtggCGCTGTGTGGCTCGGAGCGTGAGGCAGACCAGCTGGTGGCCGTGGAGGCTCTCATCCACGCCTCCACTAAGCTCAGCCGGGCCACCTTCATCATCACCAATGGCGTGTCGCTTCTCAAGCAGATCTACAAGACCACGAAGAACGAGAAGATCAAGATCCGCACGCTGGTG GGCCTCTGTAAACTTGGCTCAGCTGGGGGCTCAGACTATGGCCTCAGACAGTTTGCTGAAGGGTCAACGGAGAAGCTGGCCAAGCAGTGTCGAAA GTGGCTGTGCAACACCGCCATCGACACCCGGACGCGGCGCTGGGCGGTGGAAGGCCTGGCCTACCTCACGCTGGATGCTGATGTGAAGGACGACTTTGTCCAGGACATCCCTGCTCTGCAGGCCATGTTTGAGCTGGCCAAG ACTAGTGACAAGACCATCCTGTACTCAGTGGCCAACACCCTGGTAAACTGTACCAACAGCTATGATGTCAAGGAGGTCGTCCCTGAGCTGGTGCAGCTGGCCAAATTCTCCAAGCAACACGTACCAGAGGAGCACCCCAAG GACAAGAAGGACTTCGTAGACATGCGGGTGAAACGGCTCCTGAAGGCAGGTGTCATCTCTGCCCTGGCCTGCATGGTGAAGGCGGACAGCGCGATCCTCACAGACCAGACCAAGGAGCTGCTGGCCAG GGTGTTCCTGGCACTTTGTGACAACCCAAAGGACCGGGGCACCATTGTAGCTCAAGGTGGTGGCAAG GCCCTGATCCCCCTGGCTTTGGAGGGCACAGATGTTGGCAAGGTGAAGGCAGCCCATGGGCTAGCCAAGATTGCTGCTGTTTCCAATCCGGACATCGCCTTCCCCGGGGAGCGG GTGTATGAGGTGGTGCGGCCCCTCGTGAGTCTCCTGGACACACAGAGGGATGGGCTTCAGAACTATGAGGCTCTCCTAGGACTCACCAACCTGTCTGGGCGCAGTGACAAACTTAG GCAGAAGATCTTCAAGGAGAAGGCCCTGCCAGACATTGAGAACTACATGTTTGAAAACCATGACCAGCTACGGCAGGCGGCCACTGAATGCATGTGTAACATGGTACTCAACAAGGAG GTTCAGGAGAGGTTCCTGGCTGATGGGAATGACCGTCTAAAGCTGGTGGTGCTGCTCTGCGGAGAGGATGATGATAAGCTGCAGAACGCAGCAGCTGGGGCCTTGGCCATGCTGACCGCAGCACACAAGAAACTATGCCTCAAGATGACGCAGGTG ACAACGCAGTGGCTGGAGATCCTGCAGCGGCTTTGCCTGCATGACCAGTTATCAGTGCAACACCGGGGCCTGGTCATTGCCTACAACCTGCTGTCAGCAGATGCTGAGCTGGCCAGGAAGCTGGTTGAGAGCGAACTGCTGGAGATCCTGACCGTGGTGGGAAAACAGGAGCCGGATGAGAAGAGAGGAACTGTGGTTCAGACAGCCCGGGAATGTCTCATCAAGTGCATGGATTACGGCTTCATCAAGCCCGTGTCATAG